In Microbacterium sp. ABRD28, the genomic stretch CTCGCGATGAAACATGACACCCTGTGTCATATATCCGCACGAGAATGAGAAAATGCGTGCGGATCGGTTGGTCTCGCTGGTGCTGCTGCTGCGCCAGCGGGGTCGGATGACGGCCCGCGAGCTGGCCGGCGAGCTCGAGGTGTCACCCCGCACGGTGCTGCGCGACATCGAGGCGCTGTCTTCTGCCGGCGTGCCGGTGTATGTCGACCGCGGTCGGCACGGGGGCTTCTCCCTGCTTCCCGGATTCCGCACAGAACTGACCGGCCTCAATCAGGACGAAGCGCTCGCGATGCTCACGGCCGGTTCCACGCGGGGTGGGAGCATCTTCGGCCTGAGCGCCCCGCTCGCATCGGCGATGCGGAAGGTGATCGACGCGCTGCCCGACGGACACCGCGCCAACGTGGACGATGCCGCCCGGCGTTTGCTGGTCGAACCGGAGACCGATCTGCTGTCCCGGCGAACGGCCCCCGAGGAACTGGTGGCCGGGGTCATGAGCGAGGTCCGCCGCGCGGTGCTGGCCGGACACAAGCTGCGATTCGACTACGCGGCCCCCACCGGAACGCCTCGATCGCACCTCGTCGACCCGATCGGCCTGGTGACCGTGCGCGACCGAACCTATCTGCTCGCCCTCGCCGCGGGGGAGGACCGCACGTATCGGCTGTCACGGATGCTCTCCGCCGAGGAGCTCGCCGAACCGGCCGACCGCCCGGCTCGGGTCGACCTGGACCGTGTCTGGGCCGAGCGCAGCGCGCGTTTCCTCGCCGATGATCACCTGTCCGTGACCCTCGAGGTCAGGGCCTCGCGCCGAGACGAACTGCTCGGAACGGTGCGGGCCCTCCGTGCGGAACGGCCGGCCGAACCCGGATGGCTGCGGCTGGACGTCGCATTCGACGACCTTCGCCACGCCGTGTGGGCGGTGTGGCAGCTCGAGCTCGACGCGCGCGTCCTCGCACCCGATGCTCTCTGCGAGGCCGTCGCGAGGCGCGCGCGTGAACTGGTCGCTCTCTACCCGTCGTGACCCTCGGCGGTTTCGCTGGTCAACGGTTTCCACATCTCTTCCGCCGAATACGGTCAGCACACGGCCGGTCTGGCAGGGTGGGTGGGGGTGTCGGGTGGGCCGCCGCCGTTCTGCGTGACAAGGGGAGTCATACATGGAGATCGCCGGAGTCGTCGGCATCCTGATCATCGTCGGTATCGCGGTCGTCGCCGCGGTCGTCATCGGTCTGATCGCACTGCTGTTCGCACGGAGCTGGATCAAGGTCGCCCGCGCCGACGAGGCGTTGGTGATCTCGGGCCGCAAGCAGAAGGTGCAGAGCACGGTGCTGGCCGCCGACGGCACGAGCTCATCGGAGATGTCGGAGTCGCCGGTCACGGTGATCGTCAACGGCAAGTCGCTCGTGAACCCGATCACGCAGCGCCACGAGATCATCTCCCTGCGGTCGCGCCAGGTGTCGCTGAACGCCGAGGCGCAGTCGCTCGACAACGTCACGCTGAACGTCGATGGAGTGGCGATCGTGAAGATCGGCTCCGACCCGCTGTTCGTGCGCCGCGCCGCGGAGCGCTTCGCCTCGCAGGACGCCGCGATCGAGCAGTTCACCACCGAGCAACTCGAAGGTGCACTGCGCGGCATCGTCGCGACCCTGTCGGTCGTGGAACTGATGCGCGAGCGCAAGAAGTTCTCCGACCAGATCGCCGCCGACGTCTCGCACGAACTCGCCGAGCAGGGTCTCATCCTCGACTCGTTCCAGATCAAGGGCATCACCGATGCCGTGGGCTACATCCAGTCGCTCGGTGCTCCCGAGATCCAGGCGAAGCGCCAGGCCGCCGAGATCGCTCAGACCAACGCCGATCGTGCGATCAACCAGAAGATCATCACGAACAAGGAAGCGAATCTCGTCGAGCAGACCGCCCTCGACACCAACACCGCCAACGCTGATGCCGGTGTCGGTCGGGCCCGCGCCGAGGCCGAGCAGGCCGAGTACCTGGCCCGCGCCCAGGCCGAGCAGGCAGTGCTGCAGCAGCAGGCGGAGAACAAGCAGGCCCAGCTCGATGCCGACGTCAAGCGTGTCGCCGACGCGCAGCGCTACGAGGCCGAGACCCGCGCGCAGGCGGAGCTCTACACCCGCGAGCGGGCGGCCGAGGCCGCGGCGATCGAGCAGGTGAAGCAGGCCGAGGCACGCACGCGTATCGCCGAGCAGCAGGCCGAAGCCGACCGCGCCCGCGCGGCCGGTGAGGCCGCGGCGGCAGAGGCCAAGGCGACCGGTGAGGCGAACGCGCTGCGCTCCCTCGCCGATGCCGAGGCCACGGCGCGACGCCTGCGCGCCCAGGCCGAGGCCGACGCGATCCGCGCCGAGGGTGAGGCGCGCGCTGCGGCGGTGCAGGCCGAGGCCCAGGCCATCGCCTCGAACCAGGAAGCCTTCCTGTCGCAGCGGGTGCTCGACGTGCTGCCCTCGATTATGGCCGAGTTCGCCAAGGGCTACTCCACGATCGGCAACGTCTCGATCATCGGCAGCTCGGGCGACGACGGCGCGTCGGATGTCGTGGGCGGCGACAGCGCGAAAGCGCTGCGCTCGGTCTTCGACAGCGTCGAGTCGGCCACAGGACTCGACCTGGCCTCGATCATCCAGGGCCAGGCGGTCGGCCGGGGAATCGGGACGGGGATGGCGGGGGCCGCGGCGCCTGCGGCTGCTCCGGCACCGGCCCGCAAGCCCGCGGCACGCCGCGACTCCGCGGACGACCCCGCCGGCAACTGACGGACGCCGACGGCCTCAGAGCGACGCGTCGGGCTCGGGGAGTGTCCAGTTCGCCTTCCGGCGGATGAAGAATCGCGTGATGGCGACGGAGAAGACGAAACCGGGCACGATGCCGGCAACGGTGACCACCAGGGCGCTGCTCGTCTGAACGGCGGGATTCGTCAGAAGTGACTGGGCGACGACCTGGAAGCCGAGATGGAAACCTATCGGCGTCCAGACGCTGTCTGACACCAGTCGCTGGATGCCGAGGACGACACCCATGACGAGGAAGAGCGAGCCCCTCTCCGCGATCACGCCCCAACCGGTCGTCGTGACCCACAGTGTCGTGCCGAGGAGCGCGAGGAGGACGGCTTGGATGAGCACGGCCCGCACGGGCGCGACCGATGCCGACAGAGTGCGGTAGACGTAGCCCCGGAAGATCACCTCTTCGGGAATGGCCTCCAGCAGGAGGACCGTCACCACAGTGAAGGCGACAGTGCCGACCAACGTGGCCGGTGGGAGGTCTGTCGTGATCCGGACCCACCCCGCCGCATTCGCGACCCCCAGCCCGATCGCCGAGGGGACCACGAACGAGCCCACCCCGATGAGAAGGGGTCGCCACAGGCTCGGCCCCGTCTCGAGCCGCAGTGTCGACCACGGCCGGCGATCGAGAAAGCGTCGGACGACCACGATCATCGGCACCGTGAGGGCGAGGACGAAGAGGGCGCTGGAGAAGCGTCTGGCCGGGCCCACCTCATCCCCCCAGACGGCAGTGGAGAGCCAGACCATGAGACCCCAGATCACGATGGTCCCTGCCAGGACCACCGTGACGCGCCACCCCGTTCCGACAAGCGGGCCGGGCGTGGTGGTCGCAGTGGGCATGTTCGACCGTAACCGGAGCGGGATGAGCTCGGCGACATGCGCGGCCGGCCCGGTCAATGCGTAGCGAGCGCCGTCACGCACCGCAAGGCCCACGCGGGTGGACCCATTCCGGCATACCGTCGGACCATGACTGACACCTTCACTCCCCGGCATGCCATCGTCACCGCCTCCGATTCCGGAATCGGTGCAGCGACCGCCATTGCTCTCGCCGAGGCCGGGCTGGACGTGGGCATCACCTGGCACTCCGACAAGGACGGCGCCGAGAAGACCGCCGAAGAGGTGCGTGCCCGCGGCTCCCGGGCGGTGGTGACGCAGTTCGACGCGACCGATCTCGGGGGAGCCGCAAAGGTCATCGACGCGTTGGCCGACGAACTCGGCGGCGTCGACGTGTTCGTCAACAACGCCGGCGGCGGGTCGGGGGGTCCGTTCCTCGATCTCGACGTCGAAGCCTGGCGGAAGGATGTGCTCCTCAACCTCGACGGCGCGTTCGTGGGGATGCAGGCTGCGGCGCGCCGGATGGTCGCGACGGGCCGTGGTGGACGGATCATCGCCATCACCAGCGTCCACGAACACCAGCCCCGCGTGGGAAGTGCCGCGTACGTCGCGTCGAAGCACGGGCTGGGCGGTCTGGTGAAGACGATGGCGCAGGAGCTCGGCGAGTACGGAATCACCGTCAACGCCCTCGGTCCGGGAGAGATCGCCACACCCCTGAACGACATGGACGCCGACGAGGCCGAGAACACGCATCGCCCCGGCATCCCGCTCGGTCGTCCGGGAAGGCCTGACGAGATCGCGGCTGTGGCG encodes the following:
- a CDS encoding WYL domain-containing protein; its protein translation is MRADRLVSLVLLLRQRGRMTARELAGELEVSPRTVLRDIEALSSAGVPVYVDRGRHGGFSLLPGFRTELTGLNQDEALAMLTAGSTRGGSIFGLSAPLASAMRKVIDALPDGHRANVDDAARRLLVEPETDLLSRRTAPEELVAGVMSEVRRAVLAGHKLRFDYAAPTGTPRSHLVDPIGLVTVRDRTYLLALAAGEDRTYRLSRMLSAEELAEPADRPARVDLDRVWAERSARFLADDHLSVTLEVRASRRDELLGTVRALRAERPAEPGWLRLDVAFDDLRHAVWAVWQLELDARVLAPDALCEAVARRARELVALYPS
- a CDS encoding SPFH domain-containing protein, coding for MEIAGVVGILIIVGIAVVAAVVIGLIALLFARSWIKVARADEALVISGRKQKVQSTVLAADGTSSSEMSESPVTVIVNGKSLVNPITQRHEIISLRSRQVSLNAEAQSLDNVTLNVDGVAIVKIGSDPLFVRRAAERFASQDAAIEQFTTEQLEGALRGIVATLSVVELMRERKKFSDQIAADVSHELAEQGLILDSFQIKGITDAVGYIQSLGAPEIQAKRQAAEIAQTNADRAINQKIITNKEANLVEQTALDTNTANADAGVGRARAEAEQAEYLARAQAEQAVLQQQAENKQAQLDADVKRVADAQRYEAETRAQAELYTRERAAEAAAIEQVKQAEARTRIAEQQAEADRARAAGEAAAAEAKATGEANALRSLADAEATARRLRAQAEADAIRAEGEARAAAVQAEAQAIASNQEAFLSQRVLDVLPSIMAEFAKGYSTIGNVSIIGSSGDDGASDVVGGDSAKALRSVFDSVESATGLDLASIIQGQAVGRGIGTGMAGAAAPAAAPAPARKPAARRDSADDPAGN
- a CDS encoding CPBP family intramembrane glutamic endopeptidase, which translates into the protein MPTATTTPGPLVGTGWRVTVVLAGTIVIWGLMVWLSTAVWGDEVGPARRFSSALFVLALTVPMIVVVRRFLDRRPWSTLRLETGPSLWRPLLIGVGSFVVPSAIGLGVANAAGWVRITTDLPPATLVGTVAFTVVTVLLLEAIPEEVIFRGYVYRTLSASVAPVRAVLIQAVLLALLGTTLWVTTTGWGVIAERGSLFLVMGVVLGIQRLVSDSVWTPIGFHLGFQVVAQSLLTNPAVQTSSALVVTVAGIVPGFVFSVAITRFFIRRKANWTLPEPDASL
- a CDS encoding SDR family oxidoreductase, producing MTDTFTPRHAIVTASDSGIGAATAIALAEAGLDVGITWHSDKDGAEKTAEEVRARGSRAVVTQFDATDLGGAAKVIDALADELGGVDVFVNNAGGGSGGPFLDLDVEAWRKDVLLNLDGAFVGMQAAARRMVATGRGGRIIAITSVHEHQPRVGSAAYVASKHGLGGLVKTMAQELGEYGITVNALGPGEIATPLNDMDADEAENTHRPGIPLGRPGRPDEIAAVAAFLASPAASYVTGASWVVDGGMLQMGPQAGSHLTSDEWRRAGS